The nucleotide window AATGGAACTTATCAACCTTCGCCCGTACGTCGTGTCGAAATCCCGAAACCAAACGGCGGTGTGAGGTTATTAGGCATTCCTACCGTGACAGACCGTTTCATACAACAAGCTATTACCCAACAATTGAATCCGATATTTGACCCTACATTTTCTGAACACAGTTATGGTTTCCGACCAAATAGAAGAGCCCATGACGCTGTAAGAAAAGCAAAAGGGTTTATTACTGAAGGATATCGATGGGTAGTAGACATAGACTTGGAGAAATTCTTTGATAAAGTCAACCATGACAAGCTTATGGGTACACTAGCCAAATCTATCAAGGACAGAAAACTTCTAAAACTAATCCGTAAATATTTACAGGCGGGAATCATGATAAACGGAATAGTCCATA belongs to Bacillus carboniphilus and includes:
- the ltrA gene encoding group II intron reverse transcriptase/maturase → LTALKRVERNKGSHGVDEMSVKDLRRHLYENWDSLREALRNGTYQPSPVRRVEIPKPNGGVRLLGIPTVTDRFIQQAITQQLNPIFDPTFSEHSYGFRPNRRAHDAVRKAKGFITEGYRWVVDIDLEKFFDKVNHDKLMGTLAKSIKDRKLLKLIRKYLQAGIMINGIVHNSEEGTPQGGPLSPLLSNIVLHELDLELEKRGHKFVRYA